The following proteins come from a genomic window of Actinomarinicola tropica:
- a CDS encoding phospholipase D-like domain-containing protein, with product MIDDERTDKIRRTLEGLLGSPASDGNRLEVLRNGDQIFPAMLDAIAASTRTIDFLTFIYWTGDIGRRFAEAFAERARHGVRVRVLLDAVGSRLIDEELVGMMEDGGCDVQWFRPVEAGALGEVNHRTHRKVLVCDETTAFTGGVGIADEWTGDARSEDEWRDTHFLVEGPAVLGLRGAFVDNWAETGAKLFDPEVDRFPELQPSGDRTIQVVKGAAETGWSDIATMFRSLVLLAEENLRITTAYFNPDDLLRELICDTSRRGVRVQVLIPGPHADKRFVQLASESAYAELLDAGVEIHNFQTSMLHAKVLTIDGLVASVGSANVNNRSTLFDEEVNLIVYDREITAILDEHFEQDLRSSVEIDMSRWEERSAFQKAAETVIQTAKDLI from the coding sequence GTGATCGACGACGAACGCACCGACAAGATCCGACGGACCCTCGAGGGCCTGCTCGGATCGCCCGCCAGCGACGGCAACCGCCTCGAGGTCCTCCGCAACGGCGACCAGATCTTCCCCGCCATGCTCGACGCGATCGCGGCGTCGACGCGCACGATCGACTTCCTCACCTTCATCTACTGGACCGGTGACATCGGCCGCCGCTTCGCGGAGGCCTTCGCCGAGCGCGCACGCCACGGCGTCCGGGTGCGGGTGCTGCTCGACGCCGTCGGCTCACGCCTGATCGACGAGGAGCTCGTCGGGATGATGGAGGACGGCGGCTGCGACGTGCAGTGGTTCCGTCCGGTCGAGGCCGGCGCGCTCGGGGAGGTCAACCACCGCACCCACCGCAAGGTCCTCGTGTGCGACGAGACGACCGCGTTCACCGGCGGTGTGGGGATCGCCGACGAGTGGACCGGCGACGCCCGGTCCGAGGACGAGTGGCGCGACACGCACTTCCTCGTCGAGGGACCAGCCGTCCTCGGCCTGCGGGGAGCGTTCGTCGACAACTGGGCCGAGACCGGGGCGAAGCTCTTCGACCCGGAGGTCGACCGCTTCCCCGAGCTGCAGCCCTCGGGCGACCGCACCATCCAGGTGGTCAAGGGTGCCGCGGAGACCGGCTGGAGCGACATCGCGACGATGTTCCGCTCCCTCGTGCTCCTCGCCGAGGAGAACCTGCGGATCACGACGGCCTACTTCAACCCCGACGACCTCCTGCGGGAGCTCATCTGCGACACGTCGCGGCGCGGCGTGCGGGTCCAGGTGCTCATCCCCGGGCCGCACGCCGACAAGCGCTTCGTCCAGCTCGCGAGCGAGTCGGCCTACGCCGAGCTGCTCGACGCCGGCGTGGAGATCCACAACTTCCAGACGAGCATGCTGCACGCCAAGGTGCTGACGATCGACGGCCTCGTCGCCAGCGTGGGGTCGGCGAACGTCAACAACCGCTCGACGCTGTTCGACGAGGAGGTGAACCTCATCGTCTACGACCGCGAGATCACCGCGATCCTCGACGAGCACTTCGAGCAGGACCTGAGGTCGAGCGTCGAGATCGACATGTCCCGGTGGGAGGAGCGCAGCGCCTTCCAGAAGGCGGCCGAGACGGTCATCCAGACGGCGAAGGACCTCATCTGA
- a CDS encoding diacylglycerol/lipid kinase family protein, with protein sequence MADDRRPAGYVVAANAAAGSSERAAIRSVAGRLAEVAPTELAWTEGDEEFDAVVAGRDDRLLVLAGGDGTFHFALNRLAATDQLEAPVGIVPAGTGNDFARGIGVGADIDEAVEIVLTGRPRWYAAIETSTGELAHNNAHFGLGLVAAERGTAWKPRLGRFAYPVGTAVEGLRYGGEPLGVAVDGEPVHDGPALAALVLLGPSMGGGIELTDDIDVRDPLLDVVVVEPPRTRADRLAMAADAIRGVLLDREDVGRWSGRAVEITSSDGVRGDIDGEISDWGPRLELRVRPRTWQVVSPPR encoded by the coding sequence ATGGCCGACGACCGACGCCCCGCGGGCTACGTCGTCGCTGCGAACGCCGCCGCCGGCTCGAGCGAGCGTGCCGCCATCCGCAGCGTCGCCGGTCGCCTCGCCGAGGTCGCGCCCACCGAGCTGGCGTGGACCGAGGGCGACGAGGAGTTCGACGCCGTGGTGGCCGGACGCGACGACCGCCTCCTCGTGCTCGCCGGCGGCGACGGGACCTTCCACTTCGCCCTCAACCGCCTCGCGGCGACCGACCAGCTCGAGGCCCCGGTCGGCATCGTCCCGGCCGGCACGGGGAACGACTTCGCTCGCGGCATCGGCGTGGGCGCCGACATCGACGAGGCGGTCGAGATCGTGCTCACCGGTCGACCGCGCTGGTACGCGGCGATCGAGACGTCCACCGGCGAGCTGGCCCACAACAACGCCCACTTCGGCCTCGGCCTCGTCGCCGCAGAGCGCGGCACGGCCTGGAAGCCCCGCCTCGGCCGCTTCGCCTACCCGGTCGGCACCGCCGTCGAGGGCCTGCGGTACGGCGGCGAGCCCCTCGGCGTGGCGGTCGACGGCGAGCCGGTCCACGACGGCCCGGCGCTCGCGGCGCTGGTGCTGCTCGGCCCGAGCATGGGCGGCGGCATCGAGCTGACCGACGACATCGACGTGCGGGACCCGCTCCTCGACGTCGTCGTGGTCGAGCCGCCCCGGACGCGCGCCGACCGCCTGGCGATGGCCGCCGATGCGATACGTGGCGTGCTCCTCGACCGCGAGGACGTCGGCCGGTGGAGCGGCCGGGCCGTGGAGATCACCTCCTCCGACGGCGTGCGGGGCGACATCGACGGCGAGATCTCCGACTGGGGCCCCCGCCTCGAGCTGCGCGTCCGCCCGCGCACGTGGCAGGTCGTCTCGCCGCCCCGCTAG
- the arfB gene encoding alternative ribosome rescue aminoacyl-tRNA hydrolase ArfB codes for MGVEDDGIVVTRRLTIPARELRWRFTGSGGPGGQHANTSNTKVDLRWDVAASEALDDGQRRRLLARLGAEVRVVEAGERSQSRNRAAAARRMGQVVREALRVSPRRVPTRPGRGAVERRLGEKRRRAERKRSRRGEGWD; via the coding sequence GTGGGTGTCGAGGACGACGGCATCGTCGTCACCCGGCGGCTGACGATCCCCGCTCGGGAGCTGCGGTGGCGCTTCACCGGGTCGGGCGGGCCGGGCGGGCAGCACGCCAACACGTCGAACACCAAGGTCGACCTGCGATGGGACGTCGCGGCCTCCGAGGCCCTCGACGACGGCCAGCGGCGCCGGTTGCTCGCGCGGCTCGGTGCCGAGGTCCGCGTGGTGGAGGCCGGCGAGCGGTCCCAGTCGCGCAACCGGGCGGCCGCGGCGCGGCGGATGGGCCAGGTCGTGCGCGAGGCCCTGCGGGTGTCGCCTCGACGTGTTCCCACGCGACCGGGTCGGGGTGCGGTCGAGCGTCGCCTGGGCGAGAAGCGGCGACGGGCCGAGCGCAAGCGATCCCGGCGCGGGGAGGGCTGGGACTGA